A window of Pseudomonas denitrificans (nom. rej.) genomic DNA:
AGTCACCACCGCGCTTCCGATAGCAGCAGCACCGACGATGGCTCCGGCTCCGGCGGCGATGGCAGCGGCGGTACTGGCGGTACCGGTGGGACTGATGGAACCGGCGGCACCGGCGGGACCGATGGAACTGGCGGGACCGGCGGCACTGGCGGGACGGGCGGCACCGACGGAACCGGTGGCACCGGCGGTACCGGAGGAACGGGCGGTACCGGAGGAACGGGCGGCGGCGACGGCACAGGCGGCGGCACCACCACTCCGCCAGCCAGTACCACCGGCAATATCCTGACCAATACCGGCGAAGCGGTCTCCAATGTCGGCGACACCGTGAGCACCGTCGGCGCCGTGGTGAAGACAGTCGACCTGCCGGTGCTGGGCAATGGCGTCACGCAGAATGCCGGCACCCTGGTCCAGGAAGTCGGCGCCGGTGTGGACAGCGTCGGCACCGGCGTCACCAACGGTCTCGGCCAACTGGGCAACAACCCCAACGCCATTGGCACCACCGTCGCCGGCGCCACCGGCCTGGTCAGCCACACCGGTGGCGCAGTCAGCAGCCTGGGCGACACCGTGGCGGCCATCGGTGATGCCCCGGTGCTGGCCAACACCCCGCTCAATGGCCTGACCGGCCAGGTCGGCGGCCTGGTGGACGGCGTCGGCGGCAAGATCACCATGCTCGGCGACTCTCTCAGCGGCGCAGTCACCACCGGCCCGCTGAGCCAACTGACCACCCAGCTCAGCGGCACCACCGCCGGACTGGTCGGCAAGGTCGAAGGAACCACTCGCGGCGTCGGCGCCGCCACCGGACTGGGAACGCCGGTGAACAACCTGTTGACCACCGTCGGCGGTGTTGTGACCCAGACAGGCAACCAGGTAGCCAGTGCGAATCCGGCGCTGGCACCGGTCGGCGGAATCGTCAGCGATGCGGGTCAGGCAGTCAGCGCGGCCGGCGGCTTGGTCAATGGCAGCAATCCGGGCGGTGGTCTGCTCGGCAACGTCACCGGCGCACTGGCTGGCGCCACCGGCGGCAGTAATCCGGTGGGCGGCGTGGTCAGCGGCGTGACCGGTGCAGTGGGCGGTATCACCGGTTCTCTGGGTGGTGCCACCGGCGGCAGCAACCCGGTAGGCGGCCTGGTCAGCGGTGTGACCGGCGCAGTAGGCGGCCTCACCGGATCCCTGGGCGGCGCCACCGGCGGCAGTAATCCGGTGGGTGGCCTGGTCAGCGGTGTGACCGGCGCAGTAGGCGGCCTCACCGGCTCTCTGGGCGGCGCCACCGGCGGCAGCAACCCGGTAGGCGGCCTGGTCAACGGCGTGGCCGGCACCGTCGGCGGCGTGACCAGCAGCCTCACCGGCGGTGGCGGCCTGGTCGCCGGGGCAGGCGTGGGCATCGGCAGCAACACCCAGGGTTCGGGCGTGGCAGTCGGCGCAGGCGCCGGTACGACTGGCGGTACCAGCGGTCAGGGAGGCCTGCTGGGCAATACGCTGGGCGCTGTGGGTGGCGCGCTGGGTGGTGTGACCGGCGGACTGGGTGGTGGATTGGCGATCGGTACGCCCAAGCAATAATCCGAATTACACCCATACTGTGGTTACCAGGAGCCGCCCACGGCTCCTGGTCCTTTATCGAAGTCGGTCTCATGGAGGAGCCAGATGCGCAAACTTGCTGTCCTGCCCCTGTTGTTGGCTGCACCTTTCGCCTGGGCCGAGCGCCCGATCCAGCTTCCCGGCTCCGATATCGAACAGACCCTGCCCCGCCCCAACCTCCCTGGTGGCGACATCCGCCCCAAGGCCCCCAAGGTCACCGCGCCGGAACCTTCGGCCACCCAACCCGCGCAGATCCTCCAGCAGCGCATCCGCATCAAGCGCATCGAGCTGGCCGGCGGCAAGCACTATACCGTCACCACCTGGAAACCCCTGCTGGAGCCCCTGACCCAGCGCACCATCCAGGTCAGCGAACTGGTGGCGGCGGCCAAGGCCATCACCCAGCGCTATCAGGACGATGGCTACTTCATCTCCTTCGCCTACGTGCCCAACCAGGACTTCCGCAGCGGCGTCGCGCGCATCGTGCTGGTCGAGGGCCATATCAGCCAGGTCCGCGCCGCAGGCGACCTGGGTGTCCACCAGCAGCGCGTGGACCGCTGGATCGAGAAGCTCAAGGCGGAAAAACCCCTGACCCGCGAGAGCTTCGAGCGCTTCAGCGTGCTGATGAGCCGGGTGCCCGGCATGCAGATGGCCATGGCGCTCAACCCACCCACCACCAGCGACGGTGGCGCGGTGCTGGAGCTGGCTGGCAAGCAAAAGCGCTTCGATACCGGGATGAACCTCGACTCGCGGCGCGGCGAGCAACGCGGGCTGTTCAACGCCGAAGTGATGTCGATGCTTGGCTGGGGCGAGCAGTTGCAGTTCAGCTACCTCTACCCGCCGGGCGACGACCACGAGTACTACCGCGCCTGGAACTACAGCCAACTGCTGGGCGACAACGGCGTGCAGTTGCTGGCCGGCTACAGCAAGTACAACTCGCGCCCCGGCGAGAACCTGCGCCTGGCCAGCGGCCTGGAGTTCGAACGCAAGCGTCAGAACGAGCGGGTCAGCGCCGGCCTGGGCATCCCGCTGATGCTGCGCCGCGACCTGACCTGGGACCTCAACCTGCGTGGCTACACAGTCAACGACACCAGCACCTACGACCTGGTCTACCCGGCCATCCCCTTCCGCATCGAACAGAAGAGCAAGCTGCGCGTGGTGGGTATCGAAACCGTCGTCCAGCAGTTCGCCGAGAAGCGCGTGCGCGCCGGCAGCGTGGCGGTTTACCAGGGGCTGAACGGCATGGGCGCGGAAGCGCCGGAGCCGATCAAGAAGAACTTCACCCGCCTGCTCGGCTTTGGCGCGCAGCAGGACCAGTTCGGCTCCAACTGGCAGGGCGTGGTGAGTGCTGCCTTCCAGTGGAGCGACGACGTGCTGCCCGACTCCGAGCAGGTCACCTACGGCGGCGGCAATTTCGGCCGCGGCTATCCGGACGACCAGGCCAGCGGCGACAAGGGCTGGGGCGCCTCCTACGAGGTGAACTATTCCTTCCTGCGGCAGAGCGTGGTGCTCAACCAGATCCAGCCCTACTTCGTCGTCGACACCGCACGCACCCGCTACAACCAGGACGGCCTGAACGAAGGCAAGCTCGGCTCGGCAGCACTGGGCGTGCGTTTCTCCAACCGCAAGCACTACCTGGTGTCGATGGAAGTCGCCAAGCCGTTCGGCGACCGCGCACTGGACAACAACGAGCGCAGCCCGCGGCTGAACTTCGCCTTCAGCTACCAGATCCCCTGAGGGATGCGGAGAGTCACTGCGCCGGGCGCAGTGACTCGATGTAGGTGCGCAGCGAATAGCCCAGTTTGGGTTCGAGCTGGCCGACGCGCTTCTTCAGGCCGCGCAGGTTCAGCTCCTGGTCGAGTTCGGCAGGAACGAAGACGATCACATTGCCCTCGGGCACCGGGCACTCCCAGTAATGCCGGTTGAAGCGTCCACGCAGCAGCGCGGCTCCCAGCGGCCGACCATCGTCGGTGCTCCACTGGTTGATCACCAGCCAGCCGCCCGGCTTCAGGCGCTCGCGGCAGGCACCGAGAAAGTCCCAGCCAATGTGCGCCGGCGCCGGCCCGGTATCTGTGTAGAGATCGAGGAAGATCAGGTCCGCCGGCTCGCACTCGGCCAGCTCCTGCACGGCGTCGCCGATGCGCAGGTTCAAGCGCTGGTCGTCCACCAGCCCGAGGTGCTCGCGAGCCAGGCGCGGGATGGACGGGCGCAGCTCGATGGCTTCCACTTCTTCCAGCGGCAGGTACTTCAGACAGGCCTGGGTCAGGCTGCCCGCGCCGAAGCCGAGGAACAGCGCGCGGCGCGGGCGCGAATGGCACAGCGCGCCGACCAGCATGGCGCGCGAGTAGTCGTACTCCAGCCAGCTCGGGTCGCCCATCAGCACGCAGCTCTGCTCAACCTCGTCGCCGAACTCCAGGTAGCGGAAGGCGCCGCTCTCCACGACGCGGATCACGCCGAAGTCATCGCGCTCCTCGACGATCAGCAATTCTTCGCTCAGCAGCTCCTCGCTCATGACCGGCTCCGGGCAGAAACGGTCGTGACAATGCGATCCGCCGGGAACGGCGAACGGCACGGATTGCCATTGAAATACAGGGGCTCGCGCACGCAATAATCCTTCGAATCAAGACGGCCAACCACGACCGACACGTCAGCAAGGCCGCAAGAATAACAGCCCAAGAGGCACAACCGGTCATGCGCCAGCGCAACACCATCAACGCTCCCTTCGCACACCACCCTTCCCCGCCCGGACTCCAGACACGGCACGCTCGCGCGCACCGCGCAGACGGCTGATCGCGCCAGCGAGTCCCGAAGCCCCGTGTTCCCCTGGACAAGGATGTCCCCCCTCTTCACACGCCAGCGACCACGCGCGGGGCAAAAGCCGAGCTGATACCATGAGCGGATACTGTCCACAGCCGCGAAGACACCGCCGATGAGCCTGCCCTGGAGCCCCGATAGCTGGAGAAGCAAGCCGATCCAGCAACAGCCCGCCTACCCCGACGCCAACCGCGTGAGCGAAGTCGAGCGCACCCTGGCCAGCTTCCCGCCACTGGTGTTCGCCGGCGAGGCGCGCGAGCTGCGCCGGCAGTTCGCCGAGGTCACCGCCGGCCGCGCCTTCCTGCTGCAAGGCGGTGACTGTGCCGAAAGCTTCGCCGAGTTCTCCGCGGCGAAGATCCGCGACACCTTCAAGGTGCTGCTGCAGATGGCCGTGGTGATGACCTTCGCTGCCGGCTGCCCGGTGGTGAAGGTCGGGCGCATGGCCGGGCAGTTCGCCAAGCCGCGCTCCTCCGGCGATGAAACCATCGGCGGCGTGACCCTGCCCGCCTACCGCGGCGACATCGTCAACGGCATCGGCTTCGACGAGAAGAGCCGCGTACCGGATCCGGAGCGCCTGCTGCAGGCCTACCACCAGTCCACTGCCTCGCTGAACCTGTTGCGCGCCTTCGCCGGCGGCGGCTTCGCCGACCTGCACCAGGTGCACCAGTGGAACCTGGACTTCATCGCCAACTCGGCGCTGTCCGAGCGCTACCAGCAGCTGGCCGACCGCATCGACGAGACCCTCGCCTTCATGCGCGCTTGCGGCCTCGATACCGCGCCGCAACTGCGCGAGACCAGTTTCTTCACCGCCCACGAAGCGCTGCTGCTGAACTACGAAGAAGCCTTCATCCGCCGCGACAGCCTCACCGGCGGCTGGTACGACTGCTCGGCGCACATGCTGTGGATCGGCGACCGCACCCGCCAGCTCGACGGCGCCCATGTTGAGATGCTGCGCGGCGTCGGCAACCCCATCGGCGTGAAGGTCGGCCCGAGCATGGACAGCGAGGAACTGATCCGCCTGATCGACATCCTCAATCCGGACAACGACCCCGGCCGCCTCAACCTCATCGTGCGCATGGGTGCAGACAAGGTCGGCGATGGCCTGCCGAGGCTGATCCAGACCGTGCAGCGCGAGGGCAAGCAGGTGCTGTGGAGTTCCGACCCCATGCACGGCAACACCATCAAGGCCTCCAGCGGCTACAAGACCCGCGACTTCGCGCGCATCCTCACCGAGGTCCGACAATTCTTCGAAGTGCACCAGGCCGAGGGCAGCTATGCCGGCGGCATCCACATCGAGATGACCGGGCAGAACGTCACCGAGTGCATCGGTGGCGCGCGGCCGATCACCGAGGATGGCCTGAGCGACCGCTACCACACCCACTGTGATCCGCGCCTGAACGCGGACCAGTCGCTGGAGCTGGCCTTCCTCATTGCGGAAACCCTGAAACAGGTTCGCCGCTGAATCCGACACGGGTCTCAGTGCAGTCCTAAAACCACTGCCCGCAATTGACGCGGCCGGGGGCGCCTACCTAGAGTGGCGCCCCGCGCGGCAGCCGCCGCGCCATGGAAACCGTCAACCAAGGAAGATTCCGATGCAACTGCACCGCTCCCTGCTCGCCCTGCTGATCGGCGCCAGCGCCGCCCTCTCCGGCTGCCAGAACATGAACACCGACAGCCTCGTGCAGTCCGGCATGATGGCCATGAAGGCCGCCACCCTGAGCGACGCCGAGATCAAGCAGGTCGCCGACGAAGCCTGCGCCAAGCAGGACGCTGAAGCGCAGATCGCGCCGGCCTCCAGCTCCTACACCAAGCGTCTGGACAAGATCGCCGCCGCCCTGGGCAACCCGCTCGACGGCACCGCGGTCAACTACAAGGTCTACCTCACCGACGACGTCAACGCCTTCGCCATGGCCAACGGCTGCGTGCGCGTTTACTCCGGCCTGATGGACCTGATGAACGACAACGAAGTGGAAGGCGTGCTCGGCCATGAGATCGGCCACGTCGCCCTGGGCCATATCAAGAAGGCCACCCAGACCGCCTACGCAGCCGCCGCCGCACGCAACGCCGCGGCCGCCTCGGGCAATGCCACCGTGGCCGCACTGTCGCAGTCGCAGCTGGGCGAGATCGGCGAAGCGCTGGTCAACGCACAGTTCTCCCAGTCCCAGGAGTCGGCCGCCGACGACTACTCCTTCGACCTGCTGAAGAAGCGCGGCATCCAGCTGGAAGGCCTGGCCACCGCCTTCGACAAGCTGGCCAAGCTGAGCGGCGGCCAGGAGAGCAGCATGTTCGACTCGCACCCCGGCTCGCAGCAGCGCGCGGACCACATCCGCCAGCGCATCGCCAGCGGCAAGTGATCCCGGACGGGCCTCTGCGGAGGCCCGTTTGTTTTCAGGCCCTCGCCAGCACCCCTTGCAGGCGCTCGCCGGAAGGCCGTCGGCAGTTCACCGCCACCCGCTCCAGCCCGAGCCAGTTCGCCATCTCGCCCAGTTGCTGCGCCAGCGCGGCGTGCCCCTCTTCGCCCAGCCCCTTTTCCTCTTCGTGGACGGCATGCACCACCAGCCTGCCGGCAGGGCGATCGGAGCGCAGATCGACCCGCGCGGCCAGGCGCTCGTCGAACAGGAACGGCAACACGTAGTAGCCGTAAACCCGCTTGTGCTGCGGCGTGTAGATCTCCAGGCGGTAGCGGAAGTCGAACAGCCGCTCGGTACGGGCGCGTTCCCAGACCAGTGAATCGAACGGCGAGAGCAAGGCACTGGCGCGCACCTTGCGCGGGATCACCGGGTCAGCCAGGCAGTAGGCCGGCGCCTGCCAACCCTGGACCTGCACCGGCAACAGCTCGCCGGCCTCCAGCAACTCGGCCAGCCGCGCCTTGCTGTCGGCAGGGTCAAGGCGGAAGTAATCGCGCAGGTCCTTCTCGGTAGCCACACCCAACGCCTGTGCCGAATGCAGCAGCAACTGGCGCTGCGCCTCGTCTTCGTCCACGTCGGGCCGCTGCAGCAGATCGGCGGGCAGGACGCGCTCCGGCAAGTCGTACAGCCGCTCGAAACCGCGACGCCCGGCGACCGTCACCTCGCCCGCGGCGAACAGCCACTCCAGCGCATGTTTCTCGTCACTCCAGTCCCACCAGGGGCCGGCGCGTTCTTCGCGGGTGGTCAGGCTGCCGGCACCCAGCGCACCTTGCTCGCGCACAGCGCCGAGCACCCGCTGGATCACCGGTTGCTGCTCGCGTCCAAAGCGCGCCAGTTGCTGGTAGATGCCACGTCCTTCGGCCGCGCGACGCATGCGCCAGCGCATCAGCGGATAGAGCTCCAGCGGCAGCAACGAAGCTTCATGCCCCCAGTATTCGAACAGCCGACGATGCCGCCCGCCGCTCCAGGCGGCCTCTTCCAGCAGCGTCGGCGGGTAGTTGCCCAGCCGTGAAAACAGCGGCAGGTAGTGCGAGCGCACCAACGCGTTCACCGAGTCGATCTGCAGCACGCCCAGTCGTTCCAGCAGGCTGCGCACATGTCGGCGCTGCACCTCGCCGCCGGGCTTGCGCAGGGTGAAGCCCTGGGCGGCCAGGGCCAGGCGGCGGGCCTGCTTGAGGGACAGGGATTCGACGGTCGGCATCGTGGACTCCGGAGCTGGGCGAGCCCTAGAGCCTAACGCCAATCGCAGCGCCTGGCTGCATCAGGCGGGCTCCTCGAGCGACGTGGGTACCGGGAAGGGACGTGCGAAGGTGAAGACCTCCGCCGAGGGGCCCTCCAGCCGCAGACGCTCCAGGCGGTCGCGGGCCATCGCCACATCCGGCAGTTCGCCTTCGGGCAGCCACCACAGCGCGAGGCTCGGCGAAGGCAGGCGCTCCATCCAGTCGCGCTTGCTGCGCAGCACCTGCAGATGCTCGCCGGCGTAGACGTAATCCTTGAGCGCCTCGACCGACTCCCACAGCGACAGGTTGACGATGATCAGCGGGTCGTCGAAGACGCGAATCGAGGTGGCATCGCCCTCCTCCGTCTGCAGGCGCCAGACGAAACCGGGGCTGCGCTCGGCGAGGGCATTGATGTGATCGAGCTGGTCGACGAAGCCCTTCATCAGGGGGTGATCCAGCGGTGCGCGGGCCCTGGCGATGTTGACCTGGGCAAGGTGGTAACGGGTGGACATGGGCTTCCTTGTCATCCAGCGGGTCATGAGGCTGATCAGGCTTTTGGGAGCGAGCGGCACGACGAGGGTCCGTGCCGCCCGGCAATTTCAACGACGGACATAATCCATCCAGAACGGGCGCTCGACTTCCTGCTGGATGTCGGCACGGCTCAGGCCGATATCCTTGAGCGCCTCATCGCTCATGGTCGCCAGCTCACGACGCTGACGGGCCAGTTCGTGCCAGTGCAGGACACGTTGCATGGCGCGTTTCCAAAGCGGAACGGGGGAGACTTTGTGGACATGGTAGGACGCTGCTACGAAACCGAGTTGACCTTTCATCATGCTTCCCTCCCTGTGGGGTTGGATGCAGTTTCAGGCTCACGCTAAGATCAATCCAACGAATCATTCTTATGCAACCCATCTCGGAGATTGATGAATGAGCAGCTTCCCGAGCATCGACAGCGAACTGCTGCGCACCTTCGTCGCCATCGCCGACCACGGCGGGTTCACCCGCGCGGCCGAGATGGTCAACCGCACCCAGTCGGCAGTGAGCATGCAGATGAAACGCCTGGAGGAGGACGTGCTGGAGCGCAGCCTGTTCGAGCGCGACGGCCGCCAGGTGCGCCTGACGCCCGAGGGGCAGATCCTGCTGGGCTACGCGCGGCGCATCCTGCGGTTGCAGGGTGAGGTGTTCAACACCTTCCGCCAGCCGCACATGGTCGGCTCGGTGAAGATCGGCACGCCGGATGACTATGTGATGCGCTTCCTGCCCAGCATCCTTTCGCGCTTCGCCGAGGCCTATCCGCTGGTGCAGGTGGAAGTGCACTGTGACTCGTCCGCGCAGTTGCTGATGCGCAACGACCTGGACCTTTCCATCGTCACCCGCGAGCCGGGTACCGAGATCGGCCAGTTGCTGCGCCAGGAGTCCTTCGTCTGGATGGCCGCCGAGAGCTTCTGCCCGCAGGAGCAGCGCCCACTGCCGCTGGCGATGTTCAACACCGCCTGCTTCTGCCGCGCCTGGGCCTGCAATGCGCTGGAGGCGATGGAAGTGGACTACCGCATCGCCTACAGCAGCCCGAGCCTGTCGGCGCTGTTCGCCGTGGCCAGTGCGGGGCTGGCGGTCACAGCGCAACTGCAGAGCTTGCTCACTGGCAATCTGCGCATCATCGGCGAGGACGAGGGCCTGCCAATGCTCCCCAACGCCAGCATCGTGCTGCTACGCGGGCAGAAGATGACCCCGGTGACCGACAAGCTGGCCGAGTACATCGTCGAAGGCTTCCGTTCGTAATGCGGCTCAACGAACTGCCAGCAGCACTGCGCAGACGATCAGGAAAGCGCTGAAGGCCAGACGCAGCTGACGCTCGGGCAGCGCATGGGCCAGGCGTACGCCCCAGGAAATGCTCACCAGCCCACCCAGCGCCAGCGCGCTGCCCATGCGCCAGTCCACGTGGCCATGCGCAGCATAGGTCGCCAGCGCCACGCCCGTGCTGGGCGCCGCCAGAGCCAGCGCAAGCCCCTGGGCGATCACCTGGGTCAGGCCGAAGACGGACGTCAGAACCGGCGTCGCCAGCACACCGCCGCCCACCCCGAACAGCCCACCAAGAGAACCGGCACCCAGTCCCAGCACGCCCATCCACGGCAGGCCGTAGCGCGGCGTACTGCTGCCCTGGGGCACGCGCTGGAACAGGCGCACCAGCAGATACAGGGCCAACAGCACCAGGAACACCACGAAGGCGGTGCGCATGCTGCGGGCATCCAGGTTCACCGCGATGCTGGAAGCGAAGAACGCGCAGACCAGCCCGGTCAGCGCCAGGACGCCGGCCTGGGCGAAATCTATACGGTTGCGCTGGTGGTAACGCCAGATCGCCAGCAGCACATTCGGCACCACCATCACCAGCGCGGTGCCCTGCGCCAATTGCTGATCCAGCCCGAACAGCACACCCAGTGCCGGAATCGCCAGCAGCCCGCCGCCAATACCGAACAGCCCACCCAGGCTGCCCAGCACGACGCCGAGCAGAAAGTCCAAGACCAGGTCCCACATGACGCACCTCCACAACAAGGCGTCCATGCTAGAAAACCCCGGCTGGATGGGAAACGCAAAGCGCAGCACAATGGCTTTGCCCATCCTGCAAAGCCGCCACACGCCATGAATCCTTCCAGCCTCGAAGACCAGCTCGACCTCTACCTGGACGTGCTCGACAACGGCAGCTTCTCCGCCGCCGCCCGCCTGCGCCAGCTCACCCCTTCCGCCGTGGCACGACGCATGGACGCACTGGAGCAGGGATTGGGATCGACCCTGCTGGTGCGCAGCACGCACAACGTGCGCGCCACACCGGCAGGCCTGGCGTTCGCCGAGCGGGCGCGACGGATAGTCATCGAGTTGCGCCAGGCGCGAGCGGAAGCGGTGTCCCTGAGCACCGCGCCGGAAGGACTGATCCGCATTGACGCCCCCGTCCCCTTCGGTCGCCGTCACCTGGCACCGGCGCTGGCGGACTTCCTCACCGCCAACCCCGGCCTGGACGTGCAGCTGCGGCTGATCGACAGCTTCACCGACACCCGCGGGGAAAACCTCGGCCAGGTCGACCTGGTGCTGCGCATCGGCACCCTGCCCGACAGCCGCCTGGTCGCCACCCGTCTCGCGCCCATGCGGCGGATCGTCTGCGCGAGCCCCGCCTACCTGCAGCAGCACGGCACACCAGCCTCGCCACTGGAGCTGCCGGAGCACATCGGCCTCGACTGGGAAGGCCTGGCGCCGCCACTGGCCTGGCGCTTCCTCATCGACGGCAAGCTGCAGCACCTGCGGCCGCGCCGGCTGCGCATGACCGCGAACAATGCCGAGACGCTGGTGGAAGGTGCACTGCAAGGCATCGGCCTCGCTCACCTGCCCACCTGGCTGTGCAGCGAGTACCTGATCAGCGGCCAGTTGCTGCCGCTGTTCTGCGAGAACGGCCTTCCCGAACCAGAGCCCGGCGTTATCCACGCATTGCGCCTGGAGCGCGGCACCCACCCACGCAGTGAGCGCCTGCTGGGCTTCCTGCTGGAGCGTTTCGGTTTCCCGCCACCCTGGGATGCGGCACTTGCAGAAGCGCTGTTCAAGAATTAACCATCGCGCTAAATTAATGCGCAATCACCTCTTCGCTTCGAGCGCCCCGGCCAGGAGCACGCCATGACCCAGCAAGACCCGACCTGCGAAGCCCTCAAGCTGGATAACCAGCTGTGCTTCGCCCTCTACTCCACCTCCCTGCAGATGACCAAGGTCTACAAGCCTCTGCTGCAGGAGCTGGGCCTCACCTACCCGCAGTACATCGCCATGCTGGTGCTGTGGGAAGAAGACGGCATCACCGTGGGCGAGATCAGCTCGCGCATGCTCACCGACCCTGGCTCCCTCACGCCCCTGCTCAAGCGCCTCGAGGCCGAGGGCCTGATCACCCGCACCCGCAGTCAGGCGGACGAACGCGTGGTACAGCTGCGCCTGACCGACAAGGGCCGTGAGCTGCGCCGACAGGCGGAGAGCATTCCGGCCTGCATCCTGGCCAGCAGCGGTCTAACGTTGGACAGTCTGAAGCGCCTCCAGGAGGAGCTCGTGGACCTGCGCGGACACTTGCAAGCCCCGTAATCCGGGGCTTATGCCAAAGCTGCAGGTTCTTTAGTCAGAAATCTTCCAGCAATTATCTTGCGCACTAAATTAAATCGAACTAACTTTCATCTCACGAACTGCTTAGCGCACAAGATATCAAGCAGCAAGACACTCTCAACCCGACCTACCTGACAGCCAATCGGAGACCATCATGCAAACCATCAAAGCCCTCTACACCGCCACCGCTACCGCCACCGGAGGCCGTGATGGCCGCGCCATCTCCTCGGACGGCATCCTCGACGTGAAACTGTCCACTCCGCGTGAACTGGGCGGCGCGGGCGGCGAAGCCACCAACCCGGAACAGCTGTTCGCCGCTGGCTACTCGGCCTGCTTCATTGGCGCCATCAAGTTCGTCGCCAGCCAGAGCAAGAAGCAGATCCCGGCAGACGCCTCGATCACCGGCAAGGTCGGCATCGGCCAGATCCCCGGCGGTTTCGGCCTGGAAGTGGAACTGAACATCAACCTGCCGGGCCTGGACCAGGCCGAGGCCGAAGAGCTGGTCGCCAAGGCCCACCAGGTCTGCCCCTACTCCAACGCCACCCGCGGCAACATCGACGTGCGCCTGAACGTCAGCGTGTGATTCCACGAACGGCAGAAACTAAAAAGCCCGGCATCAGCCGGGCTTTTTTCTGTCTCGGATCAGGCTCAGGCCTTGACGCGGGACTTGTACTCGCCAGTGCGGGTATCGATTTCGATCGAGTCGCCGATTTCGCAGAAGGCGGAAACCTGGACTTCAGCACCGTTCTTCAGGCGAGCGGTCTTCATCACTTTACCGGAGGTGTCGCCACGGACAGCCGGCTCGGTGTAGACGATTTCGCGAACGATGGTGGTCGGCAGTTCAACGGAGATGACTTTCTCGTTGTAGAAGACGGCTTCGCAGACGTCGGTCATGCCGTCTTCGATGAAGGTCAGCACGCCTTCCAGGTCGCCTTTCTCGATCTCGTACTGGTTGAACTCGGTGTCCATGAAGACATACAGCGGGTCCGCGAAGTAAGAGTAGGTTACTTCCTTGCGATCGAGGATGATCGGCTCCAGCTTGTCGTCGGCCTTGAACACGGTCTCGGTGCCAGCACCGGTCAGCAGGTTCTTCAGCTTCATCTTGACGACCGCGGAGTTACGGCCGGACTTGTTGAACTCGGCCTTCTGGATGACCCAGGGGGCGCCATTGATGTTGGCAACCTGGCCAGCGCGGAACTCTTGTGCGGTTTTCATACGATTATCCGATTGGATTGGAGACAAAAATCAGGGGCCATATCATAGCCAATTTGTATAAAAACGCACCAGCCCCGCGGCAAGATCGGTTTGTTCGCTCAGGCGCCGCTGCCAATTGCCAATCCACGCAGCCCACTCCGGCAGCCGGATTTCCAGCTTTTGCCAGGCATCG
This region includes:
- a CDS encoding DUF1127 domain-containing protein codes for the protein MMKGQLGFVAASYHVHKVSPVPLWKRAMQRVLHWHELARQRRELATMSDEALKDIGLSRADIQQEVERPFWMDYVRR
- a CDS encoding LysR family transcriptional regulator, translated to MNPSSLEDQLDLYLDVLDNGSFSAAARLRQLTPSAVARRMDALEQGLGSTLLVRSTHNVRATPAGLAFAERARRIVIELRQARAEAVSLSTAPEGLIRIDAPVPFGRRHLAPALADFLTANPGLDVQLRLIDSFTDTRGENLGQVDLVLRIGTLPDSRLVATRLAPMRRIVCASPAYLQQHGTPASPLELPEHIGLDWEGLAPPLAWRFLIDGKLQHLRPRRLRMTANNAETLVEGALQGIGLAHLPTWLCSEYLISGQLLPLFCENGLPEPEPGVIHALRLERGTHPRSERLLGFLLERFGFPPPWDAALAEALFKN
- a CDS encoding winged helix-turn-helix domain-containing protein, which gives rise to MPTVESLSLKQARRLALAAQGFTLRKPGGEVQRRHVRSLLERLGVLQIDSVNALVRSHYLPLFSRLGNYPPTLLEEAAWSGGRHRRLFEYWGHEASLLPLELYPLMRWRMRRAAEGRGIYQQLARFGREQQPVIQRVLGAVREQGALGAGSLTTREERAGPWWDWSDEKHALEWLFAAGEVTVAGRRGFERLYDLPERVLPADLLQRPDVDEDEAQRQLLLHSAQALGVATEKDLRDYFRLDPADSKARLAELLEAGELLPVQVQGWQAPAYCLADPVIPRKVRASALLSPFDSLVWERARTERLFDFRYRLEIYTPQHKRVYGYYVLPFLFDERLAARVDLRSDRPAGRLVVHAVHEEEKGLGEEGHAALAQQLGEMANWLGLERVAVNCRRPSGERLQGVLARA
- a CDS encoding DUF3291 domain-containing protein, encoding MSTRYHLAQVNIARARAPLDHPLMKGFVDQLDHINALAERSPGFVWRLQTEEGDATSIRVFDDPLIIVNLSLWESVEALKDYVYAGEHLQVLRSKRDWMERLPSPSLALWWLPEGELPDVAMARDRLERLRLEGPSAEVFTFARPFPVPTSLEEPA
- a CDS encoding MarR family winged helix-turn-helix transcriptional regulator, whose amino-acid sequence is MTQQDPTCEALKLDNQLCFALYSTSLQMTKVYKPLLQELGLTYPQYIAMLVLWEEDGITVGEISSRMLTDPGSLTPLLKRLEAEGLITRTRSQADERVVQLRLTDKGRELRRQAESIPACILASSGLTLDSLKRLQEELVDLRGHLQAP
- the efp gene encoding elongation factor P → MKTAQEFRAGQVANINGAPWVIQKAEFNKSGRNSAVVKMKLKNLLTGAGTETVFKADDKLEPIILDRKEVTYSYFADPLYVFMDTEFNQYEIEKGDLEGVLTFIEDGMTDVCEAVFYNEKVISVELPTTIVREIVYTEPAVRGDTSGKVMKTARLKNGAEVQVSAFCEIGDSIEIDTRTGEYKSRVKA
- a CDS encoding sulfite exporter TauE/SafE family protein, with the translated sequence MWDLVLDFLLGVVLGSLGGLFGIGGGLLAIPALGVLFGLDQQLAQGTALVMVVPNVLLAIWRYHQRNRIDFAQAGVLALTGLVCAFFASSIAVNLDARSMRTAFVVFLVLLALYLLVRLFQRVPQGSSTPRYGLPWMGVLGLGAGSLGGLFGVGGGVLATPVLTSVFGLTQVIAQGLALALAAPSTGVALATYAAHGHVDWRMGSALALGGLVSISWGVRLAHALPERQLRLAFSAFLIVCAVLLAVR
- a CDS encoding LysR family transcriptional regulator is translated as MSSFPSIDSELLRTFVAIADHGGFTRAAEMVNRTQSAVSMQMKRLEEDVLERSLFERDGRQVRLTPEGQILLGYARRILRLQGEVFNTFRQPHMVGSVKIGTPDDYVMRFLPSILSRFAEAYPLVQVEVHCDSSAQLLMRNDLDLSIVTREPGTEIGQLLRQESFVWMAAESFCPQEQRPLPLAMFNTACFCRAWACNALEAMEVDYRIAYSSPSLSALFAVASAGLAVTAQLQSLLTGNLRIIGEDEGLPMLPNASIVLLRGQKMTPVTDKLAEYIVEGFRS
- a CDS encoding organic hydroperoxide resistance protein, translated to MQTIKALYTATATATGGRDGRAISSDGILDVKLSTPRELGGAGGEATNPEQLFAAGYSACFIGAIKFVASQSKKQIPADASITGKVGIGQIPGGFGLEVELNINLPGLDQAEAEELVAKAHQVCPYSNATRGNIDVRLNVSV